A DNA window from Corallococcus soli contains the following coding sequences:
- a CDS encoding DEAD/DEAH box helicase, producing MTFASLGLSDALTRAVAELGYDDPTPVQRETIPVVLRGGDVWVSAKTGSGKTAAFLLPILEALRARPTGSVRPVRAFILVPTRELAAQIVESVQQYGRYLKKPLKTCLAVGGLSANPQMLALRGGADVVVATPGRALDLVEQNALRLGGVETLVLDEADRLFSLGFADELNRLLALLPARRQNLLFSATFPPSVHMFAERLLHEPTRIDAGDGELPTADLIVQRALQVDEPRRTMLLRQLLETHAWSHVLTFVASRYAADHVALKLNRAGIPASSLHGELSQGARTQALADFKAKRVRVLVATDVAARGLDIAQLPAVVNYDLPRSTVDYVHRIGRTGRAGDKGVAISFVTADSEAHFRLIEKRHGLDIPREQLPGFEPTETVSPSAPPLDPNGGVKGRRKSKKDKLREAAAAAAAAARPPKRKP from the coding sequence ATGACCTTCGCTTCGCTCGGCCTGTCGGATGCGCTCACCCGCGCGGTGGCCGAACTCGGATACGACGACCCCACGCCGGTGCAGCGCGAGACCATCCCCGTGGTGCTGCGCGGCGGCGACGTCTGGGTTTCGGCGAAGACGGGCTCGGGGAAGACCGCCGCGTTCCTGCTCCCCATCCTGGAGGCCCTGCGCGCGCGCCCGACGGGGTCCGTCCGGCCGGTGCGGGCCTTCATCCTGGTGCCCACGCGGGAGCTGGCCGCGCAGATCGTCGAGTCCGTGCAGCAGTACGGCCGCTATCTGAAGAAGCCGCTGAAGACCTGCCTCGCGGTGGGCGGCCTGTCCGCGAACCCGCAGATGCTGGCGCTCCGGGGCGGCGCGGACGTCGTCGTGGCCACGCCCGGCCGCGCGCTGGACCTGGTGGAGCAGAACGCGCTCCGGCTGGGCGGGGTGGAGACGCTGGTGCTCGACGAGGCCGACCGGCTGTTCTCCCTGGGCTTCGCGGACGAGCTCAACCGGCTGCTCGCGCTGCTGCCCGCGCGCCGGCAGAACCTGCTGTTCTCCGCCACGTTCCCGCCCTCCGTGCACATGTTCGCGGAGCGGCTGCTGCATGAGCCCACGCGCATCGACGCTGGCGACGGGGAGCTGCCCACGGCGGACCTCATCGTCCAGCGGGCCCTCCAGGTGGATGAACCCCGGCGCACGATGCTGCTGCGGCAGTTGCTGGAGACCCACGCGTGGTCCCACGTCCTCACGTTCGTGGCCAGCCGCTACGCGGCGGACCATGTCGCGCTGAAGCTGAACCGGGCCGGCATCCCCGCGTCGTCGCTGCATGGGGAGCTCAGCCAGGGGGCGCGCACGCAGGCGCTCGCGGACTTCAAGGCGAAGCGCGTGCGGGTGCTCGTCGCCACGGACGTCGCGGCTCGCGGCCTGGACATCGCGCAGCTGCCTGCGGTCGTGAACTACGACCTGCCCCGTTCGACCGTGGACTACGTGCACCGCATCGGTCGCACGGGGCGCGCGGGCGACAAGGGCGTGGCGATCAGCTTCGTCACCGCGGACAGCGAAGCCCACTTCCGCCTCATCGAGAAGCGCCACGGGCTGGACATCCCGCGCGAGCAGCTCCCGGGGTTCGAGCCGACGGAGACGGTGAGCCCCTCCGCGCCGCCGCTGGATCCGAACGGCGGCGTGAAGGGCCGGCGCAAGAGCAAGAAGGACAAGCTGCGCGAAGCCGCCGCCGCTGCCGCTGCCGCCGCACGGCCCCCGAAGCGCAAGCCGTAG
- a CDS encoding ferritin-like domain-containing protein yields the protein MQAHRLRHLFSRALRASLATPLVLAGCGTNAVSLEGYEPIACDGHVPSVSDLSISPEPDYLQLGRAQPYSSQPGDGYTSTFGEACATASDVPACQEALGATLPGEGFHHNCFQLCEDYFLATTRGDEVKTYSTLEALKGLLGTIDTAQEATLVAFAAGYQVNCEQLDRGAVKQNPWGTFNVIATRGFVCGEGSQLVQHELEVSASGELRELGQHVLEKGSGSCAIGRRPVGLQVAGACDGTEVLGRYFAEAAHLEAASIQAFLRLREELALHRAGPDLQAAALASAVDEVLHADVTGRLARRFGATPPPPSVAPLPPRPLAEVALDNAVEGCVRETYGALVAHHQALHARDAGVREAMVRIARDETRHAELSWDIDRWACPRLSVQERDALREAQRNAVALLRAEVAVPLDARLITEAGLPTPEVALVLLDTLEQELWA from the coding sequence ATGCAAGCACACCGACTGCGACACCTCTTCTCGCGGGCCCTACGGGCTTCGCTCGCCACACCGCTGGTGCTGGCGGGCTGTGGCACCAATGCCGTGAGCCTGGAGGGCTATGAGCCCATCGCCTGTGACGGCCATGTCCCCTCGGTCAGCGACCTGAGCATCTCCCCGGAGCCGGACTACCTCCAACTGGGCCGCGCCCAGCCCTACTCCTCGCAGCCCGGCGATGGATACACGTCCACCTTCGGAGAGGCGTGCGCGACGGCCTCGGACGTTCCGGCGTGCCAGGAGGCGCTGGGCGCGACCCTTCCGGGCGAGGGCTTCCATCACAACTGCTTCCAGCTCTGCGAGGACTACTTCCTGGCGACGACGCGGGGCGACGAGGTGAAGACCTATTCGACGCTGGAGGCCCTCAAGGGGCTGCTGGGCACCATCGACACCGCGCAGGAGGCCACGCTGGTGGCCTTCGCCGCGGGCTACCAGGTGAACTGCGAGCAACTGGACCGGGGCGCGGTGAAGCAGAACCCGTGGGGCACCTTCAACGTCATCGCGACCCGGGGATTCGTCTGTGGCGAGGGCAGCCAGCTCGTCCAGCACGAGCTGGAGGTGTCCGCCTCCGGCGAGCTTCGCGAACTGGGGCAGCACGTCCTGGAGAAGGGCAGTGGGAGCTGTGCGATTGGACGGCGGCCGGTGGGGCTCCAGGTCGCGGGGGCCTGCGACGGCACGGAGGTGCTGGGACGCTACTTCGCGGAGGCCGCGCACCTGGAGGCGGCGTCCATCCAGGCCTTCCTGCGGCTGCGGGAGGAGCTGGCCCTGCACCGTGCGGGTCCGGACCTCCAGGCCGCCGCGCTCGCGAGCGCCGTGGATGAGGTGCTGCACGCGGACGTGACGGGGCGGCTCGCGCGTCGCTTCGGCGCCACGCCACCGCCTCCCTCCGTGGCCCCGCTGCCGCCGCGTCCGCTCGCGGAGGTGGCCCTGGACAACGCGGTGGAGGGCTGCGTGCGGGAGACGTATGGCGCGCTGGTGGCCCATCATCAGGCACTGCACGCGCGCGACGCGGGCGTGCGTGAGGCCATGGTCCGCATCGCCCGGGATGAGACGCGGCACGCGGAGCTGTCCTGGGACATCGACCGGTGGGCCTGTCCGCGCCTCTCCGTCCAGGAGCGGGATGCGCTGCGTGAGGCCCAACGGAACGCGGTGGCCCTGCTGCGCGCGGAGGTCGCGGTGCCGCTCGACGCGAGGCTCATCACCGAGGCGGGACTGCCCACGCCCGAGGTCGCCCTGGTCCTGCTGGACACGCTGGAGCAGGAGCTGTGGGCCTGA
- a CDS encoding CPBP family intramembrane glutamic endopeptidase, whose protein sequence is MRRDVAVLLENAPSRRRALSEAAFVFLAVLGPSTAGPAGRVVLAVIAVVLLAWGLALLRPWEPSRGGAWLGILGLLVALGGTGAGAWVASAAEVEKGFSLSMAPLCIRAFGMCLLVAVLVWRDGQGPAQVGLVREGWAKELLLGVPVLVGTYVVHIAASVPMAAVAVALKLVGQEMLARKGVAAALMDTGLSVPAFAAIMVLVTGFEEFVFRGFLVPRLRVVLGRWVPAVLVAALLFCVGHFYEGILAVFQTFVLGAWFGFVFWFRGRLLPLIVAHAAFNTISFALVMWLSKSGLLDKLPPM, encoded by the coding sequence GTGCGTCGTGACGTCGCCGTGTTGCTGGAGAACGCCCCATCGAGGCGCCGGGCGCTGTCCGAGGCGGCGTTCGTGTTCCTCGCCGTCCTGGGGCCGTCCACCGCGGGCCCGGCGGGGCGGGTCGTCCTGGCCGTCATCGCGGTCGTACTGCTGGCCTGGGGGCTGGCCCTCCTGCGTCCCTGGGAGCCGTCACGAGGGGGCGCCTGGCTGGGCATCCTGGGGCTCCTGGTGGCGCTGGGCGGCACGGGCGCGGGCGCCTGGGTGGCTTCAGCGGCGGAGGTGGAGAAGGGCTTCTCGCTGTCCATGGCCCCGCTGTGCATCCGCGCGTTCGGGATGTGCCTGCTGGTGGCGGTGCTGGTGTGGCGCGACGGACAGGGCCCCGCGCAGGTGGGGCTGGTGCGCGAGGGCTGGGCGAAGGAGCTGCTGCTGGGGGTGCCGGTGCTCGTCGGCACCTACGTGGTGCACATCGCCGCGTCGGTGCCCATGGCGGCCGTCGCCGTGGCGCTGAAGCTCGTGGGGCAGGAGATGCTGGCGCGCAAGGGCGTGGCAGCGGCGCTGATGGACACGGGCCTGAGCGTGCCCGCGTTCGCGGCCATCATGGTGCTGGTGACGGGCTTCGAGGAGTTCGTCTTCCGGGGCTTCCTCGTGCCCCGCCTGCGCGTGGTGCTGGGCCGCTGGGTGCCCGCGGTGCTGGTCGCGGCGTTGCTCTTCTGCGTGGGCCACTTCTACGAAGGCATCCTCGCCGTCTTCCAGACCTTCGTGCTGGGGGCCTGGTTCGGGTTCGTCTTCTGGTTCCGGGGACGGCTGTTGCCATTGATTGTCGCGCACGCGGCCTTCAACACCATCAGCTTCGCGCTGGTGATGTGGCTGTCGAAATCAGGCCTCCTGGACAAGCTGCCGCCAATGTGA
- a CDS encoding methyltransferase domain-containing protein has protein sequence MMAGCEKDEESSMLPVQMKSRQERLLGAIHLSTMEGVEIGPLASPIVTRDAGRILYADHASTEVLRRKYVGHGWDTAAIVDVDVDLSSRTLSRALGDRRVDFVLASHVIEHVPDPVSWLGDLREALRPGGIVSLAIPDKRFCFDAKRPESTPGELVDAFLSRRAAPTVKQVFDFWACYCQVDAQAMWSGAIDAERLSCSGTLQNALQKSQEAVKATGYTDVHCWVFTPRSFLEAAVTLAELGMFPFQLADFASTPPGDIEFFVSLRRVESDESESERALRVQSLRAAALEAASAPGPARPTEPPASRPPEPPASRPPELAEATLRLGRPLYHALAQAWPGVRTLRDRLRPWL, from the coding sequence ATGATGGCGGGCTGCGAGAAGGATGAGGAGTCGTCGATGCTGCCGGTGCAGATGAAGAGTCGTCAGGAGCGCCTGCTGGGCGCCATCCACCTCTCAACGATGGAAGGGGTGGAGATAGGGCCGCTCGCCAGTCCGATCGTCACGCGTGACGCCGGACGGATTCTCTATGCCGACCACGCGAGCACCGAGGTGCTCCGGCGCAAGTACGTGGGGCACGGTTGGGACACCGCGGCCATCGTGGACGTGGACGTGGACCTCTCGTCGCGAACGCTGTCCCGTGCGCTGGGCGACCGGCGGGTGGACTTCGTGCTCGCGAGCCACGTCATCGAGCACGTGCCGGACCCCGTGAGCTGGCTGGGGGACCTGCGCGAGGCGCTGCGTCCCGGTGGCATCGTCTCGCTGGCCATCCCGGACAAGCGCTTCTGCTTCGATGCGAAGCGTCCGGAGAGCACCCCCGGAGAGCTGGTGGACGCCTTCCTGTCGCGCCGCGCCGCGCCCACCGTGAAGCAGGTCTTCGACTTCTGGGCCTGCTATTGCCAGGTGGACGCGCAGGCGATGTGGAGCGGCGCCATCGACGCGGAGCGCCTTTCATGCTCCGGCACGCTCCAGAATGCGCTGCAGAAGTCTCAGGAGGCCGTGAAGGCAACCGGCTACACGGACGTGCACTGCTGGGTCTTCACGCCGCGCTCCTTCCTGGAGGCCGCTGTCACGCTGGCGGAGCTGGGGATGTTCCCATTCCAGCTCGCGGACTTCGCGTCGACCCCTCCAGGGGACATCGAGTTCTTCGTCAGCCTGAGGCGCGTCGAGAGCGATGAGAGCGAGAGCGAGCGGGCCCTCCGCGTGCAGTCGCTGCGCGCCGCGGCGCTCGAAGCGGCGTCGGCGCCCGGCCCCGCGCGGCCCACGGAGCCCCCGGCTTCCCGCCCTCCGGAGCCCCCGGCTTCCAGACCCCCGGAATTGGCGGAGGCCACGCTCCGGCTCGGACGGCCGCTCTACCACGCGCTGGCGCAGGCATGGCCTGGGGTGCGCACGCTGCGGGATCGGCTGAGGCCCTGGCTCTGA
- a CDS encoding YnfA family protein has translation MFVLLRTLGLFVLTAVAEVVGCYLPYLWLREGKSPLLLVPAAASLGAFAWLLTLHPTGAARTYAAYGGVYIAVSLLWLWAVEGERPSAWDIAGAFVALTGMAIIVLAPRR, from the coding sequence ATGTTCGTCCTTCTGCGGACCTTGGGCCTCTTCGTTCTGACGGCAGTCGCGGAAGTGGTGGGCTGCTACCTGCCCTACCTCTGGCTGCGCGAGGGCAAGTCTCCGCTGCTCCTCGTGCCAGCAGCAGCGAGCCTCGGCGCCTTTGCATGGCTCCTGACGCTCCACCCCACGGGGGCAGCGCGCACCTACGCCGCCTACGGAGGCGTTTACATCGCGGTGTCGCTGTTGTGGCTGTGGGCAGTGGAGGGTGAGCGGCCCAGCGCCTGGGACATCGCAGGGGCTTTCGTCGCGTTGACCGGTATGGCGATCATCGTGCTGGCCCCCCGCAGGTAG
- a CDS encoding Vps62-related protein, with translation MVLRQLLPLVVFATTSLLANTAQANTVYGIWQGSGGQAPSSPGNRVFLLDSQTAGTPITVTLTSSADAWLYLLDGNGTILAQDDNGGGGTNSRLAVTLSPGSYKLVAATALAGQSAEFTLSADTAVLRQPKALEVRPSRRFTWVYDDHGTGATNDISVWRPDLSQSPGFYSLGDVAMSNRGQVPATTFLVRGEGDVLARPSNYTWTWSDSGSGGTHDVSFWEPVAPAGYTCLGHVAVLGYSKPSTDLIRCVRSEYVLPANPAWVWDDRGSGANDDIGVWQAVARDHRGLPASTFVSRPSHGDTGGNRYWVLNKSATSNPELRGLPVDAQVVATFAPRVWLHPDEAHFPSSTQFHLANVHEENGHLVTNQALGCDSCTDPQFLDGQRPNQTSVPVYAQLIPRTQGGRPTNVTDVLYWNFYPYNNGKRVCIGWYSPWGCVGGYSTFGNHVGDWEHLTVRFIDGRPAQVYLSQHASGQAFPFGDKALFLTGWHPEVFSANGSHGLYPDAARHIYETIFNGDFLADDTGAGLAWDTWNHVVSIPWQPAGTYAGSLAWMNLTAYWGNPEGGCDNPTGYCVNSGGPSPLRNRSVSQPEYMTLE, from the coding sequence ATGGTCCTCCGGCAATTGCTTCCCCTGGTGGTGTTCGCCACGACTTCACTCCTGGCGAACACGGCCCAGGCCAACACCGTGTATGGCATCTGGCAGGGCTCGGGTGGACAGGCTCCGTCCAGCCCGGGCAACCGGGTGTTCCTGCTGGACTCGCAGACGGCTGGCACCCCCATCACCGTCACGCTGACGTCGTCGGCGGATGCGTGGCTGTACCTGTTGGATGGGAATGGCACCATCCTCGCGCAGGATGACAACGGTGGTGGCGGCACGAACTCGCGGCTGGCCGTCACGCTGTCACCGGGCAGCTACAAGCTGGTCGCGGCGACCGCGCTCGCGGGTCAGAGCGCGGAGTTCACCCTGAGCGCGGACACGGCGGTGCTGCGCCAGCCGAAGGCCCTGGAGGTCCGACCCTCGCGCCGGTTCACCTGGGTCTACGATGATCACGGCACTGGCGCGACGAACGACATCTCCGTCTGGCGTCCCGACCTCTCCCAGTCTCCTGGCTTCTACTCGCTGGGCGACGTCGCCATGTCCAACCGGGGGCAGGTTCCCGCGACGACGTTCCTGGTACGAGGCGAGGGCGACGTGCTGGCGCGTCCGTCCAACTACACCTGGACCTGGAGTGACTCCGGCTCCGGTGGCACGCACGACGTCTCCTTCTGGGAGCCGGTGGCGCCCGCGGGCTACACCTGCCTGGGCCACGTCGCGGTGCTGGGCTACTCCAAGCCCTCCACGGACCTCATCCGCTGCGTGCGGAGCGAATACGTGCTGCCCGCCAACCCTGCGTGGGTCTGGGACGACAGGGGCTCCGGCGCGAACGACGACATCGGCGTGTGGCAGGCGGTGGCGCGCGACCACCGGGGCCTGCCCGCGTCCACCTTCGTCTCCCGGCCCAGCCACGGGGACACGGGCGGCAACCGCTACTGGGTCCTCAACAAGAGCGCCACGTCCAACCCGGAGCTGCGCGGCCTGCCAGTGGACGCCCAGGTCGTGGCCACGTTCGCGCCGCGCGTGTGGCTGCACCCGGACGAGGCCCACTTTCCGTCCTCCACCCAGTTCCACCTGGCCAACGTCCACGAGGAGAACGGCCACCTGGTGACGAACCAGGCGCTGGGCTGTGACTCCTGCACGGATCCGCAGTTCCTGGATGGCCAGCGGCCGAACCAGACGTCGGTGCCCGTCTATGCGCAGCTCATCCCGCGCACCCAGGGGGGCCGGCCGACGAACGTGACGGACGTGCTGTATTGGAATTTCTATCCCTACAACAATGGCAAGCGGGTGTGCATTGGCTGGTATTCGCCCTGGGGCTGCGTGGGGGGCTACTCCACCTTCGGCAACCACGTGGGGGACTGGGAGCACCTCACGGTGCGCTTCATCGACGGGCGTCCGGCGCAGGTCTACCTGAGCCAGCACGCGAGCGGGCAGGCCTTCCCCTTCGGTGACAAGGCGCTCTTCCTCACGGGCTGGCACCCGGAGGTCTTCTCCGCCAATGGCTCGCACGGGCTCTACCCGGACGCGGCGCGCCACATCTACGAAACCATCTTCAACGGCGACTTCCTGGCCGACGACACCGGGGCAGGGCTCGCGTGGGACACCTGGAACCACGTGGTGTCCATCCCCTGGCAGCCGGCCGGGACGTACGCGGGTTCGCTCGCGTGGATGAACCTCACGGCGTACTGGGGCAACCCGGAAGGCGGCTGCGACAACCCGACGGGCTACTGCGTGAACAGCGGCGGCCCGTCGCCGTTGCGGAATCGGTCGGTGTCTCAGCCGGAGTACATGACCCTGGAATAG
- a CDS encoding type II toxin-antitoxin system HipA family toxin: MPTSDASSCYVYIQLPDSLDVVTCGRYVQQGGIGQFVYGKSYLENPRAVELELFELPLRPGTFRTTRLGGIFGALRDASPDAWGRRVIERQLGRGDLTEVGFLLNSPEDRAGALSFGTSTTPPAPVHHFNRVLSLPLLLEEARRFEEGLPPSPQIDDMVNPGSSMGGARPKNVVEDDEGLWIAKFPSRGDRWNNAVVELAMLRLAHECGLRAASGKVVNIAGQDVLLVQRFDRKRTEQGYLRHRMVSALTVLRADENPRVGPNERKTWSYLLLADELKRWVRDPGEDLRELFRRMVFNALISNIDDHPRNHALIASGAHWSLSPAYDLTPAPQASTERDLAMEVGSAQHRRANRRNLLSECARFRVPKEEATRLIDTMKHQVSIRWRDVVRSCGGTGADLDAIARAFDYEGFEYGVDPRI, translated from the coding sequence ATGCCGACTTCTGATGCGTCCAGTTGCTACGTGTACATCCAGCTTCCAGACTCGCTCGACGTCGTGACGTGCGGGCGCTACGTCCAGCAGGGCGGCATCGGGCAGTTCGTCTACGGCAAGAGCTATCTGGAGAATCCCCGTGCCGTTGAGCTGGAGTTGTTCGAGCTTCCGCTGCGGCCGGGCACCTTCAGGACGACCCGGCTGGGAGGCATCTTCGGAGCCTTGAGAGACGCTTCGCCTGACGCCTGGGGGCGCAGGGTCATCGAACGCCAGTTGGGACGCGGGGACCTGACGGAGGTCGGCTTCCTCCTCAACTCCCCGGAGGATCGGGCGGGCGCGCTGTCCTTTGGCACGAGCACCACGCCGCCTGCTCCCGTTCATCACTTCAACAGGGTGCTGTCGCTTCCCCTGTTGCTGGAGGAAGCCCGTCGGTTCGAGGAGGGACTGCCCCCGTCCCCCCAGATTGACGACATGGTGAACCCAGGAAGCTCCATGGGAGGGGCGCGTCCCAAGAACGTCGTCGAGGACGATGAGGGTTTGTGGATCGCCAAGTTCCCGTCGCGAGGGGACCGGTGGAACAACGCCGTGGTCGAACTCGCGATGCTGAGGCTCGCGCACGAATGCGGCCTTCGTGCTGCCTCCGGCAAGGTCGTGAACATCGCCGGGCAGGACGTGCTCCTGGTCCAGCGGTTCGACCGGAAGCGCACCGAGCAGGGCTACTTGCGACACCGGATGGTCAGTGCGTTGACGGTGCTCCGGGCTGACGAGAACCCGCGCGTGGGCCCGAACGAGCGCAAGACCTGGTCCTACCTCCTGTTGGCGGATGAGTTGAAACGCTGGGTCCGCGACCCTGGAGAGGACTTGCGGGAGCTGTTCCGCCGGATGGTGTTCAACGCCCTCATCTCGAACATCGACGACCACCCGAGGAACCACGCCCTCATCGCGTCTGGTGCTCACTGGAGCCTGTCACCTGCCTACGACCTGACCCCGGCACCGCAGGCCAGCACCGAGCGCGACCTGGCGATGGAGGTGGGAAGCGCCCAGCACCGCCGGGCCAACCGCCGCAACCTCCTGAGTGAGTGCGCACGCTTCCGCGTGCCGAAGGAGGAGGCCACCCGCCTCATCGACACGATGAAGCACCAGGTGTCGATTCGCTGGCGTGACGTCGTCAGGAGTTGCGGTGGAACCGGGGCGGACCTGGATGCCATTGCGCGGGCCTTCGACTACGAAGGCTTCGAGTACGGCGTCGACCCTCGGATTTGA
- a CDS encoding helix-turn-helix domain-containing protein — MPRQNLTTETLPFAVGRAITALGQNIARARIRRGLRQVDLAKKTGLALGTLRRIEEGSPTTALSAYFTVLWALGMEREFDDLASPDRDEEGKTLERARQPERVVPKRKDELDADF; from the coding sequence ATGCCTCGACAGAACCTGACGACCGAGACGCTGCCCTTCGCGGTGGGCCGGGCCATCACGGCCCTGGGGCAGAACATCGCGCGGGCCCGCATCCGGCGCGGGCTCCGTCAGGTGGATCTCGCGAAGAAGACGGGGCTGGCGCTCGGGACGCTCAGGCGCATCGAGGAGGGGAGCCCCACCACCGCGCTCAGTGCCTATTTCACCGTCCTGTGGGCGCTGGGGATGGAGCGGGAGTTCGACGACCTCGCCTCGCCTGACCGTGACGAGGAGGGAAAGACGCTTGAGCGGGCTCGCCAACCGGAGCGCGTGGTCCCCAAGCGCAAGGATGAGCTCGATGCCGACTTCTGA
- a CDS encoding TolB family protein, with protein MRKPFLTLTLLTLAGTSALASERLNPADLRRVTKARESLVPAVAKEFGPKARFIHLFGQGRGMLAGIVAEIPADPLGTDELPLLAIVRYDESTGAVRVVDREFKYREARTLGSEVALLDGEGTLRLRDANGKDRLLARSVGGDLFPSAKGDALVATLLMNNEGPHETAVGIIDLQGRVKVLADGPGVDATPSISPDGKTVVFVSGRTSVASFYVTDVEGAPARQLTNVGLENYMLFGGPPKEFVPPPVSSHHMEWMDADVLRYNAGGGAFWKINVRTGHAAPDVGGEP; from the coding sequence ATGCGCAAGCCATTCCTGACCCTCACCTTGTTGACGCTGGCGGGTACCAGCGCCCTGGCGTCGGAGCGCCTGAACCCGGCCGACCTGCGCCGGGTCACCAAGGCCCGTGAATCCCTGGTGCCGGCCGTCGCGAAGGAGTTCGGGCCCAAGGCCCGGTTCATCCACCTCTTCGGCCAGGGCCGGGGAATGCTCGCGGGCATCGTCGCGGAGATCCCCGCGGATCCGCTGGGCACGGACGAGCTGCCCCTGCTCGCCATCGTCCGGTACGACGAGTCCACCGGCGCGGTGCGCGTGGTGGACCGCGAGTTCAAGTACCGCGAAGCCCGCACGCTGGGCTCGGAGGTGGCGCTGCTGGATGGCGAGGGCACCCTGCGCCTGCGCGACGCCAACGGCAAGGATCGGCTGCTCGCGCGGAGCGTGGGCGGCGACCTGTTCCCCTCGGCCAAGGGCGACGCGCTGGTGGCCACGCTCCTGATGAACAACGAGGGGCCGCATGAGACCGCCGTGGGCATCATCGACCTCCAGGGCCGCGTGAAGGTGCTCGCGGACGGGCCCGGCGTGGACGCGACGCCCAGCATCTCCCCCGACGGCAAGACCGTGGTGTTCGTGTCCGGCCGGACCAGCGTGGCGTCGTTCTACGTGACGGACGTGGAGGGCGCGCCGGCGCGGCAGCTCACCAACGTCGGCCTGGAGAACTACATGCTCTTCGGAGGCCCGCCCAAGGAGTTCGTGCCCCCGCCCGTCTCCTCCCACCACATGGAGTGGATGGACGCGGACGTGCTTCGCTACAACGCCGGCGGCGGCGCATTCTGGAAGATCAACGTGCGCACGGGCCACGCGGCTCCGGACGTGGGAGGTGAACCGTGA
- a CDS encoding M23 family metallopeptidase, with product MKSLILALAFALLTLPAASSAQTMFRFPASQLADQCGNGGCVVSAYKDYGGRDYACGGVRYSGHTGIDYALVGGFSKMDYGVWAMNAARGYIEASVDGYFDRCNYWNQANPYAACGLYTANYIIMRHPDNTQTKYWHLKAYTQQFARGTTLACGNWIARVGSSGASTGPHLHFEYWVPGYGTDDPYAGSCGTPYTRWTAQGAYRGLPGITCQ from the coding sequence GTGAAGTCCCTCATCCTGGCGCTCGCCTTCGCGCTGCTGACCCTCCCGGCGGCGTCCTCCGCCCAGACGATGTTCCGCTTTCCCGCCTCACAGCTCGCTGACCAGTGTGGCAACGGCGGCTGCGTGGTGAGCGCCTACAAGGACTACGGCGGCCGGGACTACGCCTGCGGTGGCGTGCGCTACAGCGGGCACACCGGCATCGACTACGCCCTGGTCGGCGGGTTCAGCAAGATGGACTACGGCGTCTGGGCCATGAACGCCGCCCGGGGCTACATCGAAGCGTCCGTGGATGGCTACTTCGACCGCTGCAACTACTGGAACCAGGCCAACCCCTACGCGGCCTGCGGCCTGTACACGGCGAACTACATCATCATGCGGCACCCGGACAACACGCAGACCAAGTACTGGCACCTGAAGGCCTACACCCAGCAGTTCGCGCGGGGCACCACCCTGGCCTGCGGCAACTGGATCGCCCGGGTGGGTTCGTCCGGTGCCTCCACCGGCCCCCACCTGCACTTCGAGTACTGGGTCCCGGGCTACGGCACGGATGATCCGTACGCGGGCTCCTGCGGAACGCCCTACACGCGCTGGACCGCGCAGGGCGCCTACCGGGGCCTCCCCGGCATCACCTGCCAGTAA